GAGGTCCTGAAGCACGGGCCGACGGCGGTGCTGTACGCGGTGAGCGACGCCATCGTGGACCACTACCTCGACGTGGCGGCCGAGCTCCAGATCGACCTGGAGGAACTGGAGGCGGACGTCTTCGCGCCCAGCGGCGGCAATCCGGCCAACACCGCGGAACGGATCTACACGGCGAAGCGGCAGGTCCTGGAGTTCCGGCGGGCGAGCGGTCCGCTGGCCGGGCCGATGGCCGGTCTCACGGCCGGTTCGGTGCCGTTCGTGAACGAGCGCTCGCAACCCTTCTTCCGTGACGTCAACGACCATCTGCTGCGCTCCAACGAGCAGGTGGAGAGCCTCGACCGGCTGCTGTCCGACGTGCTGTCGGCGCATCTCGCGCAGATGGGCGTCCGGCAGAACGACGACATGCGGAAGATCTCCGCGTGGGCCGCCATGGCCGCGGTCCCCACGATGGTCGCGGGGATCTACGGGATGAACTTCGAGCACATGCCGGAGCTGCACTGGGTGGCCTCGTACCCGGTGGTGATCGTGGTGATGGCGGGCATCGTCTTCGCGCTGCACCGGGCCTTCAAGCGGCGCGGCTGGCTGTAGCCCCGGCCGACCCCGCTCAGAAGGCGGGGACGGGGGTCGCGGGGCCGCCGAGGGCGTTCAGCCGCTCGGGCATCCGCAGGTCGACCATCCTGTGCCAGCCGGCGCCGCGCTCGTACGCGTACACGGCGTGGATCCCGGCGGCGAGCACGGCCGCCTTGGGCCTCGGCCAGTTCAGGATGCGGCCCATGTGGCGCATCACGGCGAGGCTGACGTCGCGGTAGACCCGGATCTCGGCCAGGGCGGACTCGCGCAGGGTCCGCTGGATGAGCCGGCCGTGGCCCTGGCGGGCGAGCCGCAGCAGTTCCTCGTGGCAGTAGGCGAGGTGGTTGTCCTCGTCGTTGCAGATCATCCGGATCGCCCTGCCGAGCTCCGGATGGTCGCCGAAGTACTTCACGAGCAGCTGCATCTGGTCGGCGGCGCGCTCCTCGGTGACCCTGCTGTGCGCGAGGTAGACGACCACGTCCTCCTCGGTGAGCGGCCGGTCGGCGCGGAGCTTCTCGTGCGCGAGACCGATGCCGCGCTGTTCGAGCAGCATCGTGTAGTCGGTGTCGGGGGGCACGGGGACGGGTTCGAGGCCGCGCTTCTTCATCAACGCGTTGAAGATCCGGCCGTGCTTGTCCTCGTCGGCGCCGTGCCGGGTGATCTTGGGCGCGAGCGCGCGCATGCCGGGTGCGACGAGGGCCGCGATCCGGGCGTTCTCCCAGCCGCCCTGGGACTCGCCGCTCGCGGCGATGGAACAGAAGAGCCGGAAGGACTCGTCGTTGTCGATGATTTCCTGGAACAGGCCCTTGGCCGTGAGCATCGCCGCCACCTCCGTGCGGACGTCCGCACTCCGGTACGTCCGGGAAGAACGAGTCAAGTCGTGTCCCGGACGGCGGGCAACAGGAGGGCGCGGCGGCTCGGCCGAAAGAGTGAGTCCCGAGGGCGTAACCGGTGGCCCCGTGGAGCGTTGTTCCGCATGACGGCCGTGGCGGGGAAGACCCCCGAGCCCCCACCACGGCCGCAGACTTCCCCCTCCTGGACGGCGCTCTCGCGCCGATCGGCCCCGGGGGCCTCACGGGCTCGACCCCCTGCGCCGGACTCCGTCCGTCGGGTCCGGCGCCACGCCCTGTGGTTACGCCAGGCCGGCGTGCTCCATCGCCTCGACGCCCGCGCGCAGGGCCGCCAGCCGCTCGTCCAGGGTGAAGCCGGCCGGGGCGAGGGTGAGGGTGGTGACCCCGGCCTCCGCGTAGGCCGTCATCCGCTCGGCGATCCGCTCGACGGAACCGAGCAGCGTGGTCTGGTCGATCAGCGAGTGGGGCACCGCGGCCGCCGCCCCGGTCTTGTCGCCGGCCAGGTACTTGTCCTGGATCTCGGCGGCCTCCTTCTCGTACCCCATGCGCTGGGCGAGCTGGTTGTAGAAGTTCTGCTTGCGGCTGCCCATGCCGCCGACGTACAGCGCGGTGTACGGGCGGAACACGTCGGCGAGCGCGTTCACGTCGTCGCCGAGGGCGAGCGGCAGCGTCGGACAGACGTCGAAGCCGTCCATGGTCAGACCGGCCTTCTCGCGGCCCGCGCGCAGATGCCGGAGCGCGGTCTCCTCCAGGTGCTCCGCGGACGGGAAGATCAGCAGGGCGCCGTCGGCGATCTCGCCGGTCTGCTCCAGGTTCTTCGGCCCGATCGCGGCGATGTAGAGCGGGATGTGCTCGCGCTGCGGGTGGACGGTGAGCTTGATGGGCTTGCCGGGGCCGCCGGGCAGCGGCAGGGTCCAGTGCTCGCCGTCGTAGCTGAGCCGCTCCCGGGTCATGGCCTTGCGGACGATCTCGACGTACTCGCGGGTCCGGGCGAGCGGCTTGTCGAACTTCACGCCGTACCAGCCCTCGGAGACCTGCGGTCCGGAGACGCCGAGGCCGAGGCGGAAGCGACCGCCGGTGAGCGAGTCGAGGGTGGCCGCCGTCATCGCCGTCATCGCGGGCTGGCGGGCCGGGATCTGCATGATCGCGGAGCCGACGTCGATCCGCTCGGTCTTGGCCGCGACCCACGCGAGGACGGTGGGGGCGTCGGAGCCGTAGGCCTCGGCGGCCCAGCAGACGTCGTAGCCGAGGCGGTCCGCCTCCTGGGCGACGGCGAGGTTGTCGCCGTCCATGCCGGCGCCCCAGTAGCCGAGGTTGATGCCGAGCCGCATTCCACGCACCCCTTACCCATCGGTAACGTCTCTTTGGCCGGACTCTAGCGCGCGCGTGGGCCATCCGTCAGGACGCGGTTGTCCACAGGCTCTCTCCGCGTGGTGCCCTGGCCAGTACTCTCGCGCCCATGGAGCAGAGGCATCTCGGACGTACCGGCCTGCGTGTGTCGCGCATCGGACTCGGCACCCTCACCTGGGGCCGGGACACCGACGAGCACGACGCCGCCGAGCAGTTGAAGACGTTCTGGGACGCGGGCGGCACGCTCGTGGACACCGCCGACGTGTACGGCGGGGGCGAGGCGGAGTATCTGCTCGGCCGCCTGATGGAGCGCCTGGTCCCCCGGCAGGACCTGGTCCTGTCGACCAAGGCGGGCAGCGTCCCGGACCCCGACCGGCGCACGGACGGCTCACGCGGGCACCTGCTGGCCGCGCTCGACGCCTCCCTCGCCCGGCTCGGCACCGACCACGTGGACCTGTGGCAACTGCACGCCTTCGACCCGTACACGCCCCTGGAGGAGTCGCTCCAGGCCCTCGACATCGCCGTACGCAGCGGCCGGGCGCGGTACGCGGGCGTGGCCAACTTCTGCGGCTGGCAGCTCGCCAAGGCGGGCACCTGGCAGCTCGCCGGCGACCGGACCCGGCTCGCCGGCGCGCAACTGGAGTACTCGCTGCTCCAGCGGGGCGTCGAGCGGGAGGTGCTGCCGGCCGCCATGGACCTCGGCATAGGCCTGCTGCCCTCCTCCCCGCTGGGACGCGGGGTCCTGACGGGGAAGTACCGCAGCGGCACGCCCACGGACTCGCGGGGCGCCTCCGAGACGATGGCGCCGTTCGTGGAGCCGTACCTGGACGAGGCGGCGAGCCGGATCGTGGACGCGGTGGCGACGGCGGCGGACGGGCTCGCGACGACCCCGCTCCATGTGGCCCTCGCCTGGGTCCGCGACCGGCCCGGCGTGACCGCGCCGATCGTCGGCGCGCGCACGGCGCGGCAGCTCACGGCCGCGTTGTCAGTGGAGGCCCTTAGTCTTCCTGACGAGATCTGTCGGGCGCTGGACGATGTGTCGGCGCCCGTGCACCGCTATCCGGATCACGACTGGAGCACCTTGTGACCGAGCCTTCCGGGGAGACCGCGCCCGAGGCCGTGGAGCCCGACGACCGGCCGGGGACGGCCGAAGAGCCGGGAACGGACGCAGAGCCGGGCGCGGACGAGAAGCCGGGCACCGCCGAAGAGGCGAAGACGACCGACGCACCGGAGACCGCCGAGGAGCCGGAGGCGGACGAGCGGCTTGAGGGCGGTGCGGAGCCTGACGGGGACGCAGAGCCCGAGGCGGCTGCGGCCGAAGGGCCCGAGGCGGCCGAAGAGCCCGACGCGGACGCAGAGCCTGGCGGAGACGCAGAGCCTGGCGGAGACGCGGAGCCCGAGGCGGCTGAAGAGCCCTCCACGGCCGGAGATCCCGACGCCGACGCGCAGCCCGACGCCGACGCGGAGCCCGACGCCGACGCGCAGCCCGGCGCGGCCGGAGAGCCTGAGGCCGGCGGTGAGGCTGAGGCCGCCGCTGCGGGTGGCGACGCGGCCGGGTTGAGCGAGGCGCAGGCCGAGCTCGCCGCGCAGCGGGAGCTGCGGGCGAAGATCGAGGCGCGGAAGGCCGAGAAGGGCGGCCCGGTGACGAGCGGCGGCAAGCTGAGCGGCACCGCGGCCGACCTCCTCGCGGCCGTCCGGGCCGTGGAGGGCGGCGGCGCCTCCGGCAGTGCGTTCTACGAGGCGGCACCCGAGCCCTCACCCCGCCGCCCCGCCGCCGAGGCGCCCCCGGCCATGACCGTGCGGCCCCCCGCACCCGAGCGGCCGGCGGCACCGGCGCCCGGCACCACGGCCGCCGTCCGCGAGGTCCTCGCCGAGGGCGGGGCCCCCGAGGCGCTGGCCGGCCAGGTCGCCGCCGCGCTCGGCGAAGGCGCGGCCGGCGCGCTGCGCGAGGACCCGTGGCAGCTGCTCGCGGTGTCCGGGGTCCGGCCCGAACAGGCCGACGGTTTCGCGCGGGCGCTGCTCGGCCCCGACTGCGGCCCCGGCGACCCGCGCCGTGCGGTCGCCCTGACCGTGTGGCTCCTGGAGCGCGCCGCCGTCCAGGGGCACACGGCCCTGGAGATCGAGGCCGTGCGCGCCGGACTCGCCGGACACGCGGTGCCGGACCCCGAGCAGGCGGTCGAGACGGCGGTCTCCGAGGGCGCGGTCCTCGTCTTCCAGGAGGAGGAGACGGCGGAGGAGCCCGACGGCGACGAGGAGGTCGAGGAGACGCCCGCGCCCGCCGCTCCCGTACTGCTCGGCCTCGACCGGTACGCGCTCGCGGAGGAGAGCCTCGCCGACGGTCTCGCCCGCCTGGTCAGGACGGCGTCGCCCGACAGCTGGGAGG
This is a stretch of genomic DNA from Streptomyces sp. R44. It encodes these proteins:
- a CDS encoding helix-hairpin-helix domain-containing protein; amino-acid sequence: MTEPSGETAPEAVEPDDRPGTAEEPGTDAEPGADEKPGTAEEAKTTDAPETAEEPEADERLEGGAEPDGDAEPEAAAAEGPEAAEEPDADAEPGGDAEPGGDAEPEAAEEPSTAGDPDADAQPDADAEPDADAQPGAAGEPEAGGEAEAAAAGGDAAGLSEAQAELAAQRELRAKIEARKAEKGGPVTSGGKLSGTAADLLAAVRAVEGGGASGSAFYEAAPEPSPRRPAAEAPPAMTVRPPAPERPAAPAPGTTAAVREVLAEGGAPEALAGQVAAALGEGAAGALREDPWQLLAVSGVRPEQADGFARALLGPDCGPGDPRRAVALTVWLLERAAVQGHTALEIEAVRAGLAGHAVPDPEQAVETAVSEGAVLVFQEEETAEEPDGDEEVEETPAPAAPVLLGLDRYALAEESLADGLARLVRTASPDSWEGGELERAAGAHGLVLHTGGEASRAEPVALAAAARERGLRTLVAVHADAGRPAAGADAVTVAALLSGAAGPGRDEDGAFALDLLVVLDAPQLDVESGAMLVESLPDGCRLVLSGDPEVLGAPGAGRVFADVLAARVCPRIASRVPDPGPLGELVSGIGVGELNQVEAPGKEVVIVPVRDAGEAVHRTVQLVADSVPRAIGVPSEQTQVVTVGHGGSAGTRALNAALKQRLNPGPGRFGGYDPGDRVAYAPVPGRTVTGTVLGADAEGLRLRCGDDELLVPKERVESALRHGWALTAHQAVGARWPAVVVVLPGDAAGGLSRPWVYTAFGRAERHLSVVHGVDQALARAVAEGVAPERTTRLRPLLEALLAADEEK
- a CDS encoding magnesium and cobalt transport protein CorA; the protein is MRGVIVDSAIYRDGRRTDGPADLSDALEEARATGDAFLWVGLHEPSEAEFAHVASEFALHPLAVEDALKAHQRPKLEVYDDSLFVVLKPIVYEPESDRVSSGELMVFMGDSFVVTVRHGEGAPLAQVRRRLEAEREVLKHGPTAVLYAVSDAIVDHYLDVAAELQIDLEELEADVFAPSGGNPANTAERIYTAKRQVLEFRRASGPLAGPMAGLTAGSVPFVNERSQPFFRDVNDHLLRSNEQVESLDRLLSDVLSAHLAQMGVRQNDDMRKISAWAAMAAVPTMVAGIYGMNFEHMPELHWVASYPVVIVVMAGIVFALHRAFKRRGWL
- a CDS encoding aldo/keto reductase; amino-acid sequence: MEQRHLGRTGLRVSRIGLGTLTWGRDTDEHDAAEQLKTFWDAGGTLVDTADVYGGGEAEYLLGRLMERLVPRQDLVLSTKAGSVPDPDRRTDGSRGHLLAALDASLARLGTDHVDLWQLHAFDPYTPLEESLQALDIAVRSGRARYAGVANFCGWQLAKAGTWQLAGDRTRLAGAQLEYSLLQRGVEREVLPAAMDLGIGLLPSSPLGRGVLTGKYRSGTPTDSRGASETMAPFVEPYLDEAASRIVDAVATAADGLATTPLHVALAWVRDRPGVTAPIVGARTARQLTAALSVEALSLPDEICRALDDVSAPVHRYPDHDWSTL
- a CDS encoding LLM class F420-dependent oxidoreductase; the encoded protein is MRLGINLGYWGAGMDGDNLAVAQEADRLGYDVCWAAEAYGSDAPTVLAWVAAKTERIDVGSAIMQIPARQPAMTAMTAATLDSLTGGRFRLGLGVSGPQVSEGWYGVKFDKPLARTREYVEIVRKAMTRERLSYDGEHWTLPLPGGPGKPIKLTVHPQREHIPLYIAAIGPKNLEQTGEIADGALLIFPSAEHLEETALRHLRAGREKAGLTMDGFDVCPTLPLALGDDVNALADVFRPYTALYVGGMGSRKQNFYNQLAQRMGYEKEAAEIQDKYLAGDKTGAAAAVPHSLIDQTTLLGSVERIAERMTAYAEAGVTTLTLAPAGFTLDERLAALRAGVEAMEHAGLA
- a CDS encoding ferritin-like domain-containing protein, yielding MLTAKGLFQEIIDNDESFRLFCSIAASGESQGGWENARIAALVAPGMRALAPKITRHGADEDKHGRIFNALMKKRGLEPVPVPPDTDYTMLLEQRGIGLAHEKLRADRPLTEEDVVVYLAHSRVTEERAADQMQLLVKYFGDHPELGRAIRMICNDEDNHLAYCHEELLRLARQGHGRLIQRTLRESALAEIRVYRDVSLAVMRHMGRILNWPRPKAAVLAAGIHAVYAYERGAGWHRMVDLRMPERLNALGGPATPVPAF